The Stenotrophomonas indicatrix DNA segment TACCTGGTGGTGATCCACAAGCTGGAGTACTTCCTCAACGCGCGCATCGTCGGCGGCGAGATCCAGGCACGCGCCTGGGAGCTGCTGCTGGCCATGCTGGTGATGGAAGCGGCGTTCGGGCTGCCCGGCCTGGTGGCCGCGCCGGTGTTCTACGCCTACGTGAAGCGCGAACTGGTGGACCAGCGCTGGATTTGACCCGCTTTCACGCGGGTGCAGCGCTACACTGCTCCGCACGCCGGGGGTACATCGATGGGCCACAGGGCATCGCCAAACGGACTGCAGACCTGGCTCTGGATCCTCGGTGGCCTGTTCGTGCTGTGCACGCTGCCACTGATGGCCATCGCGCTGGTGCAGGGCACGCAGCGTTACACCGAAGCCGAGGCCAACCTGGTCAGCTTGCAGCAACTGCGGCAGACCTTCGAACTGGCCAATCTGGTGTCGGCCGAGCGTGGACCGGCCAACAGCCTGCTCGGCGCCGACAGCACCGATGTGCAGGAGCAACGCCGACTGGCCGCGCAGCTGGCGGTCGCACGGCTGCGGGTGGACGCGGCGACGGAGCACCTGCAGAGCGTGTTCCAGAACGACCCGCGGGTGGTGGACGAAACGCCGCGCCTGCACGAAGCGCAGCGGCGGCTGCAGACCGCGCGCGCTGCGGTGGACCGCGTCGCCGCACTGCCCAGGGGCGAGCGCTCGGCAGAGGAGGTGGAGCACGCGATCAACAGCATGTTCGCGGTGTACGACCGGCTGCAGGCGCTGACGTCGGTGCAGATCAGCGACCTGGTCGCCGCCGATCGCGAAGCCGCGATTCCTGCCATGCAGGGGCAGATCCTGATCGACCTGCGCGAGCACGGTGGCCGCTTGGCATCCAACGTGATGGTACCGCTGGCGGTGCCCGGCGCATGGCGGGAGCCGCAGGTGCGCGCTGCGCAGCAGACCGAGGGCCGCCTGTTGGAGCTGTGGCGGTTGGCCGCCAGCCACGAATCGGTGTTCCGCAGCGAGCCGACGCTGTCCTGGCATTGGGACATGGCGCGTCGCCAGTTCTTCGGCCAGTCACTGCCGATGGTGGAACAGCTGATCGAAGATGGCCGGCGCGGCGTATCGCCACCCTGGACAGCGGCCGAGTTCACCACACGCTACGTGCCCACCCTGCAATCGCTGGAAGCGCTGCGCGATGGCTACCTCGGCGTTTCGATCGCACGCTTCGAGCACGCCCGCAACAAGGAAGCGGTACGCCTGGCTGTCCTGAGCGCCACTGCATTGGGGACGTTGCTGCTGCTTGCGCTGGCGTTGCGTATCGCCCACGTGCAGATCCTGCGGCCGTTGCTGCAGGCGCAGGCGCAGGTGATCCAGATCGCCTCGGACACGCCGGGTGCCGAGCGGCACGCCACCCACCCGATGGCGGAAATGCAGCGCCTGTTCGATGCCATCGAGATACTGCGGGCGAAGTCGCACCAGCGTTCGGCATTGACCCGTGAGCTGCGCGAACTGGCAGATACCGATCAGCTGACCGGCCTGTTGAACCGGCGCTCGCTGGAGGAGCTGGTACGACAGCGGCATGCCGATGGAAGCATGCAGGCGGTGGTGATTCTGCTGGACGTTGATCATTTCAAATCGATCAACGATGGGCAGGGCCATGCGGCCGGTGACGATGTGCTGGTGCAGGTGGCGCAGTTGCTGCGCAGCCACCTGCGCCGCAACGACAGCGTCGCCCGTTACGGCGGCGAGGAATTCCTGGTGCTGCTGGCCGACGGCGATCTGGCCAGTGGCCGACAGCTGGCCGAGTCGCTGCGGGTAGCACTGCGTGGCAACGACATCGTGTTGAGCAACAGCGACATCCTGCGGGTCACTGCCAGCTTCGGTGTTGCCCTGGGCACGCTCGACCCGATCGGCTGGCACGCGCTGGTACGTGCTGCCGACACGGCCATGTACGCGGCCAAATCGCTTGGCCGCGACCGGGTGCAGGTGGCTACGGGTGGGCGTGCGGCACGCTGAGAGTGTTACCCGTTCCTGACATGTTCCCGTCGCAGCACGCGACCCACCATGTGCCGCGCCACCAACTGGGGAAGGGGCACTCCGCGCCAACGCATGGCCCCAACCCGGAACGTGGCGGTGGCCGTCGCCAGCAACCTGCCACTGGGCGACGTCAAGCGCCCGCGGGTAAACACGATGCTGCCCTTGCTGTGCTCAATCTCACCCCAGCCGATGATGCGTCCCGGCCGTGCAGGACTGACAAAGCTGGTCTTCGATTCTACGGTCACTGCCAAGCGGTTGGGCGGCAGCGTCGCGTAGATGGCCGGGCCCATGCAGTCGTCCAGCATCGCTGACAGGAATCCCCCTTGGATGTTGCCCATCGGGTTGGTCAGTGCCGTGCCGGCATCGAACTCGACGTTGATCTGTCCACGCTCGGCGTCATGGCTGATGAACTGCCAGCCAAGCAGAAGGCCGGCTCTGGAGGGTGGAAGATCGCCGTTGATCACGCTGTACAGCAGGGAATGAGGATTCATTTGGGGATCCTGGAAGGGAAGGAGGTCAGGCAGGCTGTAACAGCGACAAAAGGGCAAGCAGGAAGCCCATGACGCACAGGACGACCACGGCGGCCCCGGCCGAAACCGGCGTCCGTGCACCGGTGCGCCGACGTACGCCGGAGGCGACAAGCACCGGTGGCAGCGTGGCGATCAGACAGAAAATCTGGAAGGCAATCAGTTGTGGCAGCGCGAAATGACCGCCGAAGAACACCAACCAGGCCAGCAGCACACCTGCGCCGGCCAGTGCGGTCCAAGCTGCTCCCACAACCCTGATCAGTGCCATCAGCAGCACCTGCATGCGTTGCTCGATCCTGCTCCATGGCATGCCCACGGCCTGGCCGTGGTAGGGCATGAACTCCGAACGTTTCAGGTAGGCAGCGGCAAACAGGAATACAACGGCGAAAGCCAGCAGGTAGCAGCCGAACGCAATCCAGGCAAGCAGGTCCATGATGGGTTTCCGAGGTGGAAGAGAGCGCCGCACTTGCGCCCACGCCGGAGCTCCGTTCCCCGCTGGCCCGCATGGTCTGCCAGATTTTCCGGGGCCTGCTGTTAGCGACACGTCCTTGTGCGGCGCTTCCTCCCTTCATGCGCTTTTAGCGGAAGAGTGAAAGAGAGAGGTTGGTCACGGCAGGGGTGTGATCCCACTCGCCATTCTGTGCATTGAACACATGACAGCAGGGCATATGGATATCGCGGTATCGTCGAATCGTGCCTGCTACCGTTGCGTCCATCACAGTAGCGTGGCGTCGGCGGTGGCCATCGTTGATGCGGTCATTCATCGCTGTCGCACGCAACGCGTCCTAGACTGGCGCTCCTTCTGCCGCAGGATTCTGTCATGTCCCTACGTTCCGTTGTGACGAACACGCTGCTGGCAGGGTTGATCTCCGGCTGCGCCAGCGCCGCGCCGCAAGCCGATGCGATCGCCGATGCACCCCGCCATCCGTCGATCGCCGTCGATGCCAGCCCGGTGCCTGCCTTCACCGGCGGCGGTGTCGGTTGGTCCATCGAGATCGCCTCCACCGGCAAGGGAAGCCACGATGCCACGCTCACCGTTGCTGGCCGCAGCAGCGCCGGCACGCTGCGCTACCTCGGCCAGCCCGCCGGTGCGCCCAGTTCGTTGACGGTACTCAACGGTGAGCTGGGCAAGCAGCCGATCATCGTCGAGATCAAGCGCGAGCCCTGCCGCAATGCCGAAGGCGTGGATACATCGGCCAGCGTGCAGGTGACGGCTGAAGGCCAGCCACAGCGTCGCGGCTGTGGTTTCCTGGCCGTGTACTGACCGATACACGCGTGATCGACATTCCGCTGCTGGAAACCCCCCGCCTGCGCCTTCGCGCGCAGCGCCTGGACGACTTCCCCGTGTATGCCGCATTCCTGGCCTCGCCCCGCGCGCGCGGCATGGGCGGGCCGTTCGGTGAGGTTGCCGCGTGGGGACAGTTCTGCCACGACCTGGCCAGCTGGCATCTGTTCGGGCACGGCGCGTTGATGATCGAGCGCCGCGATACGGGCAAGTGCATCGGCCAGGTTGGCATCAACCATGGCCCGCTGTTCCCGGAACAGGAACTGGGCTGGTTGCTGTATGCCGGGCAGGAAGGGCAGGGGTTCGCCAGCGAGGCAGCGACGGCGCTGCGTGATTGGGCGTTCGTGGTGCGTTGCCTGCCGACCCTGGTCAGCTACATGGCAGCGGACAACCGCGCCTCGCAGGCCGTGGCGGTTCGCCTTGGTGGTGTGCTGGATGCGCAGGCGGTGCGCAGCGATCCGGACGATCTGGTGTTCCGCTATCCGCGTTGACGGTGGATGGTCACTGCAGCGCGAGTGCGCTGAGCGCAGGAACGCCGCCGGCTCACCGCGTGAAGAAGCCGACAGCAGCCATCCACGCTTCGGTCACTGCACTGGACAGAGGCTGGGCGCCCACCTGTTGAAGGAACTGTCCATGACCACGCTCACCCTGCCTGAACTGGCCAAGAAGATGGCCGGCATCGATTTCACCATGCTGCAGACCCATGCCGGTGGCCAGATTGCTGGGCGCCCGATGAGCAACAACGGCGATGTGGACTACGACGGCGACAGCTGGTTCTTCACCATGGAAGACACCGACATGGTGCGCGAGATCAGCGCCGACCCGAACGTGGCGCTGGGTCTTACCGGCAGCAAGTCGCTGCTGGGCAAGCCGCCGCTGTTCGTGCACGTGCAGGGCAGGGCAGCGCTGATCCGCGATCGCGGCACGATGGCCCAGCACTGGGTGAAGGACCTGGAGCGGTGGTTCGAACAGGGCGTGGATACACCGGGGCTGGTGCTGATCCATGTGCACGCCAGCCGTCTGCACTACTGGGATGGCGAGGACGAGGGTGAAATCGTGGTTTGATTGCGGAGGCCACACAGGGCCCCGTGCATTGCATCCATCGGTCAGGAGTGCGCTGGCGCGCCGGACCACGCTGCCAGTTCCGGCGCCAGCGCATGTTCCACTGCGCGGCGCAGCAGGGCCGGGGCCACGTAATGCCGATGCGCGCTGTCGATCATCGCCATGTAGAAGCGACCGAACGCATTGAGCGTCTGCACGCGCGAGCCCAGACTGATTTCGACCTGTCCGTCCTCGTTGAACTGCACGCGTACGCTGCTGCGGAAGCGCAGATGACGGTCATCGGCACCGAGCAGCACTTCGGCACACCGGTCTTCCGCATCCACCTGCGCATCCAGTACCGGGAAACGACCACCGAAGACGCGGCTGCGGTCGCTGGACAGCAGTGACGACACCGGACAGCCCAGCGGCGAGGTGCGCAGATGCAGTGGTGCAACCAGACGATTGCGCAGGGCCATCAAGCGGCCGACGCCGGCTGGCGGGTTGCGCAGGAATCCGTCCAGTACGTCGGCCAGCAGTGCGGAGGCGGAGCGATGGCCGATCTGCCCGCCGTGCAGCGCCAGCGTGGTCGTGTCGTTGTAGTGACTGTGCGGCAGAGCGCTGGCAAGCATTCCCGCTGGAGGCGGCGATGCGCTGCTGCAGACCGGGTACGCCGGCGTCGCCCGTTCCACGAACCCGCGCAGTGGCTCCAGGCTGAAGCGGCGCAGCGGCCCGAGCAACGTGCGCGTCTGCGCGCACAGGCGCGCGCGCAGGCTGGGTGCCGCCGCCTGCAGTGACAACTGCAGCAACGGCGTGGCCGCCAGCGTGGTTGCGGTGGGCCAGTGCGCGGCAGGCAGCACGTCGGTCAGGCTGGGGATGTCTGCGGCGTTGGCCTGTGCCTGTTCGCGCGCCTGCTCGCTCATTGCCCCGGCCAGCTCATTGCTGTGGCACGAGAGCGCGAACAGGGCAGGGTGCGCCGGACTGTTCGAGGCGAACTGATGCCAGGTGCCACCACCGAAGCGCACGGTGAACAGGCAGTCCGGTGGGATGCGGACACGGCGCAGCGACCGCAGGAAGTGTGAGGGATCGTCCGCCAACTGCCCATCGGATGCGCTGGCAAACCGTAGTTCGGCACCCGCACTGCCGGCGATGGCGGTGAACATGCGCGGCCCGGCATGGCGATGGAAGGGATGGCCGCCGGCAGCCACCATGAAGCTGTACAGCGATGACGCATCGCCGTTCTGCAGGTGCATGCCGCCCAGCCGAGCGGAGGGCTCGTCCAGTGCATCGATGAAGGCCGGATGGTGGCGCTGGCGCTGGCTGGCATCGCTCACCAGCGCGTCGCCGGCACCGAGGCCGAGCTGCGCGATCAGGGTGACTTCCACCGGGCCACCGCCGTCCTGTGCCGGAAGCTGGATACTCGGGAACGAACGGCTGGTGCGGGTCGAACCGGGCATCGCAGTGCTCCTCAGCGGGCGGGTGTCTTGCGGCGTGCGCGCGCTTCGCGCTTCAGCGGGCCGCCCACCGGACAGACTTCGGCAGCCCAGGAAAACAGCGTGTTGGCCAGGCGCTCGGGCACCTGCCGGAAGTACACGAACTGGCCGCGCTTCTCGCGTTCGATCAGGCCGGCGTCTTCCAGGATGCGCAGGTGGCTGGAGAGTGCCGGCTTGCTGAAATCGAAGCGCTCGGCCAGCTCGCCCGCGCTGAGTTCGCCGGCGCTGAGGTAGGCCAGGATCTGCCGGCGTGCGGTGGAGGCCAGGGCTTCGAAGATGCGGTCCATGGGATTAGTTAACTAATTCGTTAATTGATATTCTTCCTGGGGCTGGATGATGTCAAGCGCGGGCATGCCCGTTGCGTTCTGCCTCCCGGCTTTGCCATCCTCCCCGCTGTTTCCCGTTCCTTGGAGTTGCGATGCGCCCTGCGCCCTGGCTGATGGCTGGCCTGCTGCTGCCGATCGTGGTGATGGCCCAGCCCGCGCGTGCGCCGAAGGCACCGGCGCAGGATCCCTTCAGCGAACTGTTCGACACCGCCTGCATGCAGCACATCGGTGCACCGGCGCGGCTGCAGTCGCTGATGGATGCAAATGGGCTGACACCTCTGCAGCCGGCCGAGGCCGCCACGCTGCTGCAGGGCCAGCCGGGCATGGCGTGGATGGTGCCGTTGGCCAGTGGCCGTTATGCGGTCAGCTGGGCCGACGATGGCACCTGCACCGTGTACGCCGAGAAGGCCGATCCGGCGGTGGTGCAGAAAGGCTTCGCGCGGCTGATGCAGGCCGCGCCGAAGCCGCTGCAGATCCGCTCGCTGCCCTCGCGCGGTCCCTTGTCCGGTGACCAGGTGGCGATCCAGTACGGCTGGGCAACGCCGGGTGAAAGCAAGCTGCGCGTGCGCTTCCGGCTGGTTACCCGGCAGGCCGCCGAAGCGGGCGTGCAGGCGATGGCCTCGGCCACGCCGGGCGAGGCGATGCGCGAACAGGCCGCGCCGCCCGCATCCGCACCCGCCCGGTAACGGCGCCGGAGCGGAAGCGATTCAGCCAACAGCCTGTGGATGTGATATATCGTTTATCGATAAATCCACCCCGGGGCGGCAGGGCCGCTCCTCATCGGAGGCTGCTTGACCGTTCGTCCCGCCCGCGCCCTTCCTGCGCGCGGCTTGTTCACCCTGGCCCAGACCGCCGTGCAGGCAGTGCGCGCGATGTGCTGGCTGGGCATCCTGGCCGCGCTGCTGGCAGTGCCGCTGGTGGCCTACGACCGTAGCTGGCTGCTGGACAGCGTGCGCGATGCGCAGGCGGCGGCCATACACGGTTCGTATCTGTTCCTGCATTTCTGCGTGGGCCTGG contains these protein-coding regions:
- a CDS encoding pyridoxamine 5'-phosphate oxidase family protein, encoding MTTLTLPELAKKMAGIDFTMLQTHAGGQIAGRPMSNNGDVDYDGDSWFFTMEDTDMVREISADPNVALGLTGSKSLLGKPPLFVHVQGRAALIRDRGTMAQHWVKDLERWFEQGVDTPGLVLIHVHASRLHYWDGEDEGEIVV
- a CDS encoding DUF2867 domain-containing protein gives rise to the protein MPGSTRTSRSFPSIQLPAQDGGGPVEVTLIAQLGLGAGDALVSDASQRQRHHPAFIDALDEPSARLGGMHLQNGDASSLYSFMVAAGGHPFHRHAGPRMFTAIAGSAGAELRFASASDGQLADDPSHFLRSLRRVRIPPDCLFTVRFGGGTWHQFASNSPAHPALFALSCHSNELAGAMSEQAREQAQANAADIPSLTDVLPAAHWPTATTLAATPLLQLSLQAAAPSLRARLCAQTRTLLGPLRRFSLEPLRGFVERATPAYPVCSSASPPPAGMLASALPHSHYNDTTTLALHGGQIGHRSASALLADVLDGFLRNPPAGVGRLMALRNRLVAPLHLRTSPLGCPVSSLLSSDRSRVFGGRFPVLDAQVDAEDRCAEVLLGADDRHLRFRSSVRVQFNEDGQVEISLGSRVQTLNAFGRFYMAMIDSAHRHYVAPALLRRAVEHALAPELAAWSGAPAHS
- a CDS encoding GNAT family N-acetyltransferase, whose protein sequence is MIDIPLLETPRLRLRAQRLDDFPVYAAFLASPRARGMGGPFGEVAAWGQFCHDLASWHLFGHGALMIERRDTGKCIGQVGINHGPLFPEQELGWLLYAGQEGQGFASEAATALRDWAFVVRCLPTLVSYMAADNRASQAVAVRLGGVLDAQAVRSDPDDLVFRYPR
- a CDS encoding metalloregulator ArsR/SmtB family transcription factor; amino-acid sequence: MDRIFEALASTARRQILAYLSAGELSAGELAERFDFSKPALSSHLRILEDAGLIEREKRGQFVYFRQVPERLANTLFSWAAEVCPVGGPLKREARARRKTPAR
- a CDS encoding diguanylate cyclase, yielding MGHRASPNGLQTWLWILGGLFVLCTLPLMAIALVQGTQRYTEAEANLVSLQQLRQTFELANLVSAERGPANSLLGADSTDVQEQRRLAAQLAVARLRVDAATEHLQSVFQNDPRVVDETPRLHEAQRRLQTARAAVDRVAALPRGERSAEEVEHAINSMFAVYDRLQALTSVQISDLVAADREAAIPAMQGQILIDLREHGGRLASNVMVPLAVPGAWREPQVRAAQQTEGRLLELWRLAASHESVFRSEPTLSWHWDMARRQFFGQSLPMVEQLIEDGRRGVSPPWTAAEFTTRYVPTLQSLEALRDGYLGVSIARFEHARNKEAVRLAVLSATALGTLLLLALALRIAHVQILRPLLQAQAQVIQIASDTPGAERHATHPMAEMQRLFDAIEILRAKSHQRSALTRELRELADTDQLTGLLNRRSLEELVRQRHADGSMQAVVILLDVDHFKSINDGQGHAAGDDVLVQVAQLLRSHLRRNDSVARYGGEEFLVLLADGDLASGRQLAESLRVALRGNDIVLSNSDILRVTASFGVALGTLDPIGWHALVRAADTAMYAAKSLGRDRVQVATGGRAAR
- a CDS encoding PaaI family thioesterase, with protein sequence MNPHSLLYSVINGDLPPSRAGLLLGWQFISHDAERGQINVEFDAGTALTNPMGNIQGGFLSAMLDDCMGPAIYATLPPNRLAVTVESKTSFVSPARPGRIIGWGEIEHSKGSIVFTRGRLTSPSGRLLATATATFRVGAMRWRGVPLPQLVARHMVGRVLRREHVRNG